From Candidatus Zixiibacteriota bacterium:
TAGCGAATTTTGTGTCCCTTCGCCGATTCGGACAAACTGAACACACCGTCCGTCGTAAAAGGATTAGCACTCGCGCCGGGCGAGTGCTAAAGTGATGCCGCTGGGCATGTGCATTCTTGGTGGGATGACCAAGCGGGATGTCCGGCAATGAATTGACTGGTTGGGCAAGAGCGAACTGAGACGGTTCCCATGGCGTTTGAGCATCTCAGCGGTCGCGAGCAGGAGATTCTCCGTGTCCTGATCGAGCACTATGTGGCCACCGCGGAACCCGTGGGATCCAGAGTCCTGGCCACCCGGTATCGGATTGGGCTGTCGCCGGCGACGATCCGTAACACGATGCAGGATCTGGAGGAAATGGGATTGATCCGCCAACCCCACACGTCGGCGGGACGCGTGCCGACCGACGAGGGGTATCGCGTTTTCGTCGACAATCTGCTGGAGCCGCAGCCGGTTCCCAACGATTTGGCGCGTCGGCTACGGGAAGAGATCGCGGCCGCCAGCAAGCGTGCTGTCGATGAGATTCTCGAACAGACTGCGCACGTGCTGGCCGGAGTCACATCGCAAATCGGCGTGACTCTGGCCCCGAGCTTCCAGAAGGGGACTGTCTCGCACATCGAACTGATCCCGGTGGCCGAGCGGCGGATGTTGGTGGTGCTGAGCATCCAGTCCGGCCTTGTGCGGACCATTCTGTTGGAAGTCTCTTCCGACGTCGATCGCAAGACCATCGAGGCCACGCAGTCGGCTCTCAATGAGCGTCTGGCGGGACAGCCCTTGGGATCGATCAAGTCCACCGCCGCCGAGCGGATGAAAGGCGATTCCCGCGCCGATGCCCGTCTCGTGCGGTTGTTCATCGATGCCGCCGAAGACCTGGTGGAGCGCCCGCCGGGCGAAGCCTTGCATGTCAATGGCACCGCGAATCTCTTCACCCAACCGGAATTCGCCGATCACGAAGTCCTCGGCGGCGTTTTGCGCGTGATTGAGGAGCGCACCCCGATCGTCGAGCTTCTGCGCAGTCGCGGCATGGGGGAGGGGATCGTCGTCACCATCGGCCGCGAGGTCAGTCTGCGCGGCGCCGAGGGATGTTCCCTGGTGTCGGCCAGCTATCAGGCGGGACGCATCGAAGGAACGATCGGCGTGATCGGGCCGACGCGCATGGAGTACGCCAAGCTGGTGTCCGTGGTCGACTATGTCGCCAAATTGCTGTCGGAGCAGATTGAATCGTGACCGATCCTGATCCCCAATCTCTGCCTGCGGACGAGACCGCGTCGGTGAACGGGGAACCGGCGGAACCGGCGGCGGATCAAGCTGGAACGCCGGTCGTCGAAACCCCTCCAGAGGCGCCGACAGAGGACTGGCACGATCGGTATTTGCGTCTGGCGGCTGAGTTCGACAATTTTCGCAAGCGCTCGGCACGGGAATTCGGCGAGTTGGTCCGGACCGCCGAGCGCGACTTGATCCTGGAACTGACCGAGGTTCTCGACAATCTCGGCCGGGCGGCGGACGCCGACCACAAAGGGGAATCGGTCGACCAGTTCGCCAAAGGCGTGGCGCTGATTCGCGATCAACTCCGGCAGGTCTTGGAACGGCGCGGCCTGGAGCAGATGCAGTGTGTTGGTTCACCTTTCGATCCGGAACAACACGACGCCATGCTGCGTATGCCATCCGATGATCATGCCGAAGGGCTGGTGGCGCAGGAGGTATCACCTGGCTATCGCCTCGGCGGCAAGGTGCTCCGCCACGCCAAGGTGATCGTCTCGCAAGGGAAGGCGGAGGAGAATCAGGAACCGTAGGGGCGACACGTTGCGTCGCCCACGTCAGCCCAAGGGCTGACGGGCACAGGAACGAAGGCGAACAGAGTAGGGGCGCGCGTGCCACGGACCTTGGTCCGTGGGAATGATGATATGGATGGAGGAGGACCACTGACCAGGGTCAGTGGCACGAAACAGGAATCGTAGGGGCACGGCGTGCCGTGCCCACCTGTGCTATCGACAAAACGGAGGACTGATCATAATGGGTAAAGTCATCGGCATCGATCTGGGTACCACGAACTCCTGTGTCGCCGTGATGGAGGGCGGCCAGCCGACCGTCATCCCCAACGCCGAAGGGGGGCGCACCACGCCGTCGGTCGTCGCCTTTACCAAGGAGGGTGAACGGCTGGTCGGGCAGATCGCCAAACGGCAGGCGATCACCAATCCGGAAAACACGGTCTTCTCGATCAAGCGGTTCATGGGACGCCGCCATTCCGAAGTCGCCTCGGAGGAAAAGCTGGTCCCCTACAAGGTGACCGAGAATGCCTCGGGGGATGTGCGTGTCGTGGCTGGCGGCAAGGAGTATTCTCCGCCGGAGATTTCCGCCTTGATCCTGCAAGCGATGAAGAAGGCGGCCGAGGACTATCTCGGCGGCCCGGTCACGCAGGCGGTGATCACCGTGCCCGCCTACTTCAACGATTCCCAGCGTCAGGCGACCAAGGACGCCGGACGCATCGCGGGACTCGAAGTGTTGCGGATCATCAATGAACCGACCGCGGCCTCACTGGCATATGGCCTCGACAAGAAGAAGGATGAGAAGATCGCCGTCTATGATCTCGGCGGCGGCACCTTCGACATCTCCATTCTTGAGCTGGGCGATGGCGTCTTTGAGGTCCGTTCGACCAATGGCGACACGCACCTCGGCGGCGATGACTTCGATCAGCGGATCATCGACTGGATGGCCGATGAGTTCAGGAAGTCGCAGGGGATTGATCTGCGCAAAGACCGGATGGCGTTGCAGCGCCTGAAAGAAGCGGCCGAGAAGGCGAAGTGCGAGTTGTCGACCACGATGCAGACCTCGATCAATCTACCGTTTATCACCGCCGATCAATCCGGTCCCAAGCATCTTGATCTGACGCTCTCGCGGGCCAAACTGGAGTCGCTGGTCGAGGACCTGCTGCAGCGTACCGTCGGACCGTGCCGTCAGGCGTTGAAAGACGCCAACTGCGCGCCCTCCGACGTCGATGAGGTTGTGCTGGTCGGCGGCATGACGCGCATGCCCAAGGTCCAGGAGATCGTCAAGGAGATCTTCGGCAAGGAGCCGCACAAGGGCGTCAATCCCGATGAAGTGGTCGCCGTCGGCGCGGCGATTCAGGGCGGCGTCTTGGCCGGGGACGTCAAGGACGTGCTGCTTCTGGATGTCACGCCTCTGTCGCTCGGCATCGAGACGCTCGGCAGTGTGATGACGCGGCTGATTGACCGCAACACGACAATCCCGACGCGCAAGTCGCAGATATTCTCCACCGCCTCCGACAGTCAGACCGCCGTGTCGATCCATGTCCTTCAAGGCGAGCGGGAGATGGCGATCGACAATCGCACGCTCGGTCGCTTCGATCTTGTCGGCATTCCCCCGGCGCCGCGCGGTGTGCCCCAGATCGAAGTAACCTTTGACATCGACGCGAATGGCATCGTGCATGTCTCGGCCAAGGACATGGCGACCGGCAAGGAGCAGAAGATCCGGATCGAGTCGTCCAGCGGCCTCTCCGAGGAAGAAATCAAGAAGATGGTCAAGGATGCCGAAGCGCACTCCGAGGAGGACAAACAGAAGAAGACACTGATTGAAGCACGCAACAAGGCCGACCAGATGGTCTACACGACCGAGAAAACGCTGAAGGACTTCGGCGACAAAGTCGGCGCCGACGATAAGACGCGCATCGAAGCGGCCATCGAGAAGGTCAAGTCGGTTCAGACCGGGAGCGATGCCAAAGCCATCGATGACGCAGTCGAAGAACTGATGCGCGCCTCGCACAAGCTCGCCGAGGAGATGTATCGCCAGAAGACCACCGAAAGTGGCTC
This genomic window contains:
- the hrcA gene encoding heat-inducible transcriptional repressor HrcA; the protein is MAFEHLSGREQEILRVLIEHYVATAEPVGSRVLATRYRIGLSPATIRNTMQDLEEMGLIRQPHTSAGRVPTDEGYRVFVDNLLEPQPVPNDLARRLREEIAAASKRAVDEILEQTAHVLAGVTSQIGVTLAPSFQKGTVSHIELIPVAERRMLVVLSIQSGLVRTILLEVSSDVDRKTIEATQSALNERLAGQPLGSIKSTAAERMKGDSRADARLVRLFIDAAEDLVERPPGEALHVNGTANLFTQPEFADHEVLGGVLRVIEERTPIVELLRSRGMGEGIVVTIGREVSLRGAEGCSLVSASYQAGRIEGTIGVIGPTRMEYAKLVSVVDYVAKLLSEQIES
- a CDS encoding nucleotide exchange factor GrpE — encoded protein: MTDPDPQSLPADETASVNGEPAEPAADQAGTPVVETPPEAPTEDWHDRYLRLAAEFDNFRKRSAREFGELVRTAERDLILELTEVLDNLGRAADADHKGESVDQFAKGVALIRDQLRQVLERRGLEQMQCVGSPFDPEQHDAMLRMPSDDHAEGLVAQEVSPGYRLGGKVLRHAKVIVSQGKAEENQEP
- the dnaK gene encoding molecular chaperone DnaK, which codes for MGKVIGIDLGTTNSCVAVMEGGQPTVIPNAEGGRTTPSVVAFTKEGERLVGQIAKRQAITNPENTVFSIKRFMGRRHSEVASEEKLVPYKVTENASGDVRVVAGGKEYSPPEISALILQAMKKAAEDYLGGPVTQAVITVPAYFNDSQRQATKDAGRIAGLEVLRIINEPTAASLAYGLDKKKDEKIAVYDLGGGTFDISILELGDGVFEVRSTNGDTHLGGDDFDQRIIDWMADEFRKSQGIDLRKDRMALQRLKEAAEKAKCELSTTMQTSINLPFITADQSGPKHLDLTLSRAKLESLVEDLLQRTVGPCRQALKDANCAPSDVDEVVLVGGMTRMPKVQEIVKEIFGKEPHKGVNPDEVVAVGAAIQGGVLAGDVKDVLLLDVTPLSLGIETLGSVMTRLIDRNTTIPTRKSQIFSTASDSQTAVSIHVLQGEREMAIDNRTLGRFDLVGIPPAPRGVPQIEVTFDIDANGIVHVSAKDMATGKEQKIRIESSSGLSEEEIKKMVKDAEAHSEEDKQKKTLIEARNKADQMVYTTEKTLKDFGDKVGADDKTRIEAAIEKVKSVQTGSDAKAIDDAVEELMRASHKLAEEMYRQKTTESGSGAGPSAGPRPEPSSASGGGDGGPVDADFEVVDDKDKK